One Mangifera indica cultivar Alphonso chromosome 4, CATAS_Mindica_2.1, whole genome shotgun sequence genomic region harbors:
- the LOC123213293 gene encoding protein FAM135B-like isoform X7, giving the protein MFRKLKWFTPFSHRNWSIKRLPNANHFPNPKSPASPLSSASTPTAVIDVTIDTLYEIAIYIHRFHNLDLFQQGWYQIKISLRWEDSEVMGIPARVVQYEAPEPGPEGTSGVWRIDDTENSFWTQPFWIRYARQDVYLSVMIAFNLADSRHEGPSTSAVILKFELMYAPRLENGLELLSSLGACPAAVHEFRIPPKALLGLHSYCPVHFDALHTVLVDVTVHISLLKASSSTASLKSDFKTQEAWGQLASVGRKQVMFVKALITAYEILLGDLQRISEAIDHAIDLTDCTFKLDDMKLFGCVDCTVLGQLSGMQQNGVEKAEGKTDLNDELSDSISWGDLLNAFQILGNQILSLWNTFLMFHRANRAKVMEFLCDTWANDRKAEWSIWMMYSKVEPAQSAAMRAELHRRSIAQMRINNQSIQDMHIFGDPLHIPIVMVERCTSAPLCTTSGNLYFSQLDQRDKHGFLVRPSIKAVEKSIGASSQPAGHVLKIVVFVHGFQGHHLDLRLVRNQWLLIDPKIEFLMSEVNEDKTDGDFREMGLRLAEEVISFLKKKMDKVSRSGNLRDIKLSFVGHSIGNVIIRSALTESKMEPYLRFLYTYVSISGPHLGYLYSSNSLFNSGLWLLKKLRGTQCIHQLTFSDDPDLQNTFFYNLCKHRTLEFFKNILLLSSPQDGYVPYHSARIEMAQASLWDNSKKRAIFLEMLNDCLEQMYAPSSEHRVFMRFDINFDTSSQGRNLNTLIGRAAHIEFLESDIFAKFIMWSFPELFR; this is encoded by the exons ATGTTTCGGAAACTAAAATGGTTCACTCCTTTCTCCCATAGAAATTGGTCGATTAAACGTTTGCCAAATGCTAATCACTTCCCTAACCCTAAATCTCCCGCCTCGCCTCTGTCGTCAGCATCGACTCCTACGGCGGTCATCGATGTTACTATAGATACTCTTTATGAAATCGCTATTTACATTCATAGGTTTCATAATCTTGATCTTTTCCAGCAAGG ATGGTATCAAATTAAGATTAGTTTGAGATGGGAGGACAGCGAAGTGATGGGAATACCGGCACGTGTTGTTCAAtatgaag CTCCTGAACCGGGCCCTGAAGGTACTTCTGGGGTTTGGAGGATTGATGATACAGAAAACAGTTTTTGGACACAGCCTTTCTGGATCAGATATGCAAGACAGGATGTTTATCTATCGGTTATGATAGCATTCAATTTAGCTGATAGTAGGCATGAG GGGCCATCAACATCTGCTGTTATATTAAAGTTTGAGCTCATGTATGCTCCCAGGCTGGAGAATGG CCTTGAGTTGCTATCATCTCTTGGTGCATGTCCTGCTGCAGTTCATGAATTTCGAATTCCTCCCAAAGCACTTCTAGGATTGCATTCTTATTGCCCTGTTCATTTTGATGCTTTGCACACTGTACTTGTTGATGTAACTGTACACATTAGTCTACTAAAAGCTAGTTCTTCCACGGCCTCATTGAAG TCAGACTTCAAAACCCAGGAGGCATGGGGTCAGTTGGCTTCTGTAGGTCGCAAACAGGTCATGTTCGTTAAAGCCCTAATAACTGCCTATGAAATTCTTCTTGGAGATCTTCAAAGAATTAGCGAAGCAATTGACCATGCAATTGATTTGACTGATTGTACTTTCAAGTTGGATGATATGAAGTTGTTTGGTTGTGTGGACTGCACAGTTTTAGGACAACTCTCAGGCATGCAACAGAACGGTGTTGAg AAGGCCGAAGGCAAAACAGATTTAAATGATGAACTGTCTGATTCTATATCATGGGGTGATCTATTAAATGCTTTCCAAATACTGGGAAATCAAATTTTGTCCTTGTGGAATACATTTTTGATGTTTCACCG GGCTAACAGAGCAAAGGTAATGGAATTTCTGTGTGATACATGGGCAAATGATCGGAAAGCTGAATGGTCAATATGGATGATGTACTCCAAAGTTGAG CCTGCACAAAGTGCAGCTATGCGTGCTGAGCTACATCGGCGAAGCATTGCTCAGATGAGG ATCAACAATCAATCAATTCAGGACATGCATATTTTTGGAGATCCTTTACATATCCCTATTGTAATGGTAGAACGTTGCACAAGTGCACCATTATGTACAACCAgtggaaatttatattttagccAGTTAGACCAGAGAGACAAGCACGGGTTTCTCGTTAGACCTAGCATTAAGGCTGTGGAAAAGTCAATTGGAGCTAGCTCACAACCAGCTGGTCATGTTTTGAAAATAGTTGTCTTTGTACATGGATTTCAG GGACATCATTTGGATTTAAGGCTTGTTCGAAATCAATGGCTTTTAATAGATCCCAAGATAGAGTTTCTTATGTCAGAGGTAAATGAAGATAAAACAGATGGAGATTTTAGAGAAATGGGACTAAGGCTGGCAGAAGAGGTGATTTCTTTCctcaaaaagaaaatggataaaGTCTCTAGAAGTGGAAATTTAAGAGATATCAAGCTTAGCTTTGTTGGGCATTCCATTGGAAACGTTATTATAAGAAGTGCATTAACAG AGAGTAAGATGGAGCCATATCTGAGATTCTTGTATACATATGTTTCTATATCCGGTCCGCACTTGGGGTATCTATATAGCTCAAACTCTTTATTCAACTCTGGGTTATGGCTCTTAAAAAAGCTCAGGGGTACACAATGCATTCATCAACTTACTTTCTCAGATGATCCAGATCTTCAGAATACTTTCTTCTATAATCTGTGTAAG CACAGGACACTGGAGttcttcaaaaatatattactgtTATCTTCACCCCAG GATGGGTATGTTCCGTATCATTCTGCTAGAATCGAAATGGCCCAAGCGTCTCTTTGGGATAATTCAAAAAAGCGTGCCATCTTCTTGGAGATGTTAAATGATTGCTTGGAGCAGATGTATGCCCCTTCATCTGAGCATCGAGTCTTCATGCGCTTTGACATTAACTTTGATACCTCTTCTCAAGGCAGGAATTTGAATACTCTCATTGGACGGGCTGCCCATATTGAGTTTTTGGAATCTGATATTTTTGCAAAGTTCATAATGTGGTCTTTCCCAGAACTTTTTCGATAA
- the LOC123213293 gene encoding protein FAM135B-like isoform X4, whose protein sequence is MFRKLKWFTPFSHRNWSIKRLPNANHFPNPKSPASPLSSASTPTAVIDVTIDTLYEIAIYIHRFHNLDLFQQGWYQIKISLRWEDSEVMGIPARVVQYEAPEPGPEGTSGVWRIDDTENSFWTQPFWIRYARQDVYLSVMIAFNLADSRHEGPSTSAVILKFELMYAPRLENGLELLSSLGACPAAVHEFRIPPKALLGLHSYCPVHFDALHTVLVDVTVHISLLKASSSTASLKSDFKTQEAWGQLASVGRKQVMFVKALITAYEILLGDLQRISEAIDHAIDLTDCTFKLDDMKLFGCVDCTVLGQLSGMQQNGVEKAEGKTDLNDELSDSISWGDLLNAFQILGNQILSLWNTFLMFHRANRAKVMEFLCDTWANDRKAEWSIWMMYSKVEVPSHLLSTGLDESSYRAFRAKALSMQKYSVSEDPAQSAAMRAELHRRSIAQMRDMHIFGDPLHIPIVMVERCTSAPLCTTSGNLYFSQLDQRDKHGFLVRPSIKAVEKSIGASSQPAGHVLKIVVFVHGFQGHHLDLRLVRNQWLLIDPKIEFLMSEVNEDKTDGDFREMGLRLAEEVISFLKKKMDKVSRSGNLRDIKLSFVGHSIGNVIIRSALTESKMEPYLRFLYTYVSISGPHLGYLYSSNSLFNSGLWLLKKLRGTQCIHQLTFSDDPDLQNTFFYNLCKHRTLEFFKNILLLSSPQDGYVPYHSARIEMAQASLWDNSKKRAIFLEMLNDCLEQMYAPSSEHRVFMRFDINFDTSSQGRNLNTLIGRAAHIEFLESDIFAKFIMWSFPELFR, encoded by the exons ATGTTTCGGAAACTAAAATGGTTCACTCCTTTCTCCCATAGAAATTGGTCGATTAAACGTTTGCCAAATGCTAATCACTTCCCTAACCCTAAATCTCCCGCCTCGCCTCTGTCGTCAGCATCGACTCCTACGGCGGTCATCGATGTTACTATAGATACTCTTTATGAAATCGCTATTTACATTCATAGGTTTCATAATCTTGATCTTTTCCAGCAAGG ATGGTATCAAATTAAGATTAGTTTGAGATGGGAGGACAGCGAAGTGATGGGAATACCGGCACGTGTTGTTCAAtatgaag CTCCTGAACCGGGCCCTGAAGGTACTTCTGGGGTTTGGAGGATTGATGATACAGAAAACAGTTTTTGGACACAGCCTTTCTGGATCAGATATGCAAGACAGGATGTTTATCTATCGGTTATGATAGCATTCAATTTAGCTGATAGTAGGCATGAG GGGCCATCAACATCTGCTGTTATATTAAAGTTTGAGCTCATGTATGCTCCCAGGCTGGAGAATGG CCTTGAGTTGCTATCATCTCTTGGTGCATGTCCTGCTGCAGTTCATGAATTTCGAATTCCTCCCAAAGCACTTCTAGGATTGCATTCTTATTGCCCTGTTCATTTTGATGCTTTGCACACTGTACTTGTTGATGTAACTGTACACATTAGTCTACTAAAAGCTAGTTCTTCCACGGCCTCATTGAAG TCAGACTTCAAAACCCAGGAGGCATGGGGTCAGTTGGCTTCTGTAGGTCGCAAACAGGTCATGTTCGTTAAAGCCCTAATAACTGCCTATGAAATTCTTCTTGGAGATCTTCAAAGAATTAGCGAAGCAATTGACCATGCAATTGATTTGACTGATTGTACTTTCAAGTTGGATGATATGAAGTTGTTTGGTTGTGTGGACTGCACAGTTTTAGGACAACTCTCAGGCATGCAACAGAACGGTGTTGAg AAGGCCGAAGGCAAAACAGATTTAAATGATGAACTGTCTGATTCTATATCATGGGGTGATCTATTAAATGCTTTCCAAATACTGGGAAATCAAATTTTGTCCTTGTGGAATACATTTTTGATGTTTCACCG GGCTAACAGAGCAAAGGTAATGGAATTTCTGTGTGATACATGGGCAAATGATCGGAAAGCTGAATGGTCAATATGGATGATGTACTCCAAAGTTGAGGTACCGAGTCACTTATTAAGTACTGGACTTGATGAATCTTCTTATAGGGCCTTCCGTGCAAAAGCTTTGAGTATGCAGAAGTACAGTGTCAGTGAAGAT CCTGCACAAAGTGCAGCTATGCGTGCTGAGCTACATCGGCGAAGCATTGCTCAGATGAGG GACATGCATATTTTTGGAGATCCTTTACATATCCCTATTGTAATGGTAGAACGTTGCACAAGTGCACCATTATGTACAACCAgtggaaatttatattttagccAGTTAGACCAGAGAGACAAGCACGGGTTTCTCGTTAGACCTAGCATTAAGGCTGTGGAAAAGTCAATTGGAGCTAGCTCACAACCAGCTGGTCATGTTTTGAAAATAGTTGTCTTTGTACATGGATTTCAG GGACATCATTTGGATTTAAGGCTTGTTCGAAATCAATGGCTTTTAATAGATCCCAAGATAGAGTTTCTTATGTCAGAGGTAAATGAAGATAAAACAGATGGAGATTTTAGAGAAATGGGACTAAGGCTGGCAGAAGAGGTGATTTCTTTCctcaaaaagaaaatggataaaGTCTCTAGAAGTGGAAATTTAAGAGATATCAAGCTTAGCTTTGTTGGGCATTCCATTGGAAACGTTATTATAAGAAGTGCATTAACAG AGAGTAAGATGGAGCCATATCTGAGATTCTTGTATACATATGTTTCTATATCCGGTCCGCACTTGGGGTATCTATATAGCTCAAACTCTTTATTCAACTCTGGGTTATGGCTCTTAAAAAAGCTCAGGGGTACACAATGCATTCATCAACTTACTTTCTCAGATGATCCAGATCTTCAGAATACTTTCTTCTATAATCTGTGTAAG CACAGGACACTGGAGttcttcaaaaatatattactgtTATCTTCACCCCAG GATGGGTATGTTCCGTATCATTCTGCTAGAATCGAAATGGCCCAAGCGTCTCTTTGGGATAATTCAAAAAAGCGTGCCATCTTCTTGGAGATGTTAAATGATTGCTTGGAGCAGATGTATGCCCCTTCATCTGAGCATCGAGTCTTCATGCGCTTTGACATTAACTTTGATACCTCTTCTCAAGGCAGGAATTTGAATACTCTCATTGGACGGGCTGCCCATATTGAGTTTTTGGAATCTGATATTTTTGCAAAGTTCATAATGTGGTCTTTCCCAGAACTTTTTCGATAA
- the LOC123213293 gene encoding protein FAM135B-like isoform X5 gives MFRKLKWFTPFSHRNWSIKRLPNANHFPNPKSPASPLSSASTPTAVIDVTIDTLYEIAIYIHRFHNLDLFQQGWYQIKISLRWEDSEVMGIPARVVQYEAPEPGPEGTSGVWRIDDTENSFWTQPFWIRYARQDVYLSVMIAFNLADSRHEGPSTSAVILKFELMYAPRLENGLELLSSLGACPAAVHEFRIPPKALLGLHSYCPVHFDALHTVLVDVTVHISLLKASSSTASLKSDFKTQEAWGQLASVGRKQVMFVKALITAYEILLGDLQRISEAIDHAIDLTDCTFKLDDMKLFGCVDCTVLGQLSGMQQNGVEKAEGKTDLNDELSDSISWGDLLNAFQILGNQILSLWNTFLMFHREFNLIKRVGKGWSVVDNSSLNTRANRAKVMEFLCDTWANDRKAEWSIWMMYSKVEPAQSAAMRAELHRRSIAQMRINNQSIQDMHIFGDPLHIPIVMVERCTSAPLCTTSGNLYFSQLDQRDKHGFLVRPSIKAVEKSIGASSQPAGHVLKIVVFVHGFQGHHLDLRLVRNQWLLIDPKIEFLMSEVNEDKTDGDFREMGLRLAEEVISFLKKKMDKVSRSGNLRDIKLSFVGHSIGNVIIRSALTESKMEPYLRFLYTYVSISGPHLGYLYSSNSLFNSGLWLLKKLRGTQCIHQLTFSDDPDLQNTFFYNLCKHRTLEFFKNILLLSSPQDGYVPYHSARIEMAQASLWDNSKKRAIFLEMLNDCLEQMYAPSSEHRVFMRFDINFDTSSQGRNLNTLIGRAAHIEFLESDIFAKFIMWSFPELFR, from the exons ATGTTTCGGAAACTAAAATGGTTCACTCCTTTCTCCCATAGAAATTGGTCGATTAAACGTTTGCCAAATGCTAATCACTTCCCTAACCCTAAATCTCCCGCCTCGCCTCTGTCGTCAGCATCGACTCCTACGGCGGTCATCGATGTTACTATAGATACTCTTTATGAAATCGCTATTTACATTCATAGGTTTCATAATCTTGATCTTTTCCAGCAAGG ATGGTATCAAATTAAGATTAGTTTGAGATGGGAGGACAGCGAAGTGATGGGAATACCGGCACGTGTTGTTCAAtatgaag CTCCTGAACCGGGCCCTGAAGGTACTTCTGGGGTTTGGAGGATTGATGATACAGAAAACAGTTTTTGGACACAGCCTTTCTGGATCAGATATGCAAGACAGGATGTTTATCTATCGGTTATGATAGCATTCAATTTAGCTGATAGTAGGCATGAG GGGCCATCAACATCTGCTGTTATATTAAAGTTTGAGCTCATGTATGCTCCCAGGCTGGAGAATGG CCTTGAGTTGCTATCATCTCTTGGTGCATGTCCTGCTGCAGTTCATGAATTTCGAATTCCTCCCAAAGCACTTCTAGGATTGCATTCTTATTGCCCTGTTCATTTTGATGCTTTGCACACTGTACTTGTTGATGTAACTGTACACATTAGTCTACTAAAAGCTAGTTCTTCCACGGCCTCATTGAAG TCAGACTTCAAAACCCAGGAGGCATGGGGTCAGTTGGCTTCTGTAGGTCGCAAACAGGTCATGTTCGTTAAAGCCCTAATAACTGCCTATGAAATTCTTCTTGGAGATCTTCAAAGAATTAGCGAAGCAATTGACCATGCAATTGATTTGACTGATTGTACTTTCAAGTTGGATGATATGAAGTTGTTTGGTTGTGTGGACTGCACAGTTTTAGGACAACTCTCAGGCATGCAACAGAACGGTGTTGAg AAGGCCGAAGGCAAAACAGATTTAAATGATGAACTGTCTGATTCTATATCATGGGGTGATCTATTAAATGCTTTCCAAATACTGGGAAATCAAATTTTGTCCTTGTGGAATACATTTTTGATGTTTCACCG GGAATTCAATCTGATCAAGAGGGTTGGTAAAGGATGGAGTGTTGTTGACAACTCCAGCTTGAATACAAG GGCTAACAGAGCAAAGGTAATGGAATTTCTGTGTGATACATGGGCAAATGATCGGAAAGCTGAATGGTCAATATGGATGATGTACTCCAAAGTTGAG CCTGCACAAAGTGCAGCTATGCGTGCTGAGCTACATCGGCGAAGCATTGCTCAGATGAGG ATCAACAATCAATCAATTCAGGACATGCATATTTTTGGAGATCCTTTACATATCCCTATTGTAATGGTAGAACGTTGCACAAGTGCACCATTATGTACAACCAgtggaaatttatattttagccAGTTAGACCAGAGAGACAAGCACGGGTTTCTCGTTAGACCTAGCATTAAGGCTGTGGAAAAGTCAATTGGAGCTAGCTCACAACCAGCTGGTCATGTTTTGAAAATAGTTGTCTTTGTACATGGATTTCAG GGACATCATTTGGATTTAAGGCTTGTTCGAAATCAATGGCTTTTAATAGATCCCAAGATAGAGTTTCTTATGTCAGAGGTAAATGAAGATAAAACAGATGGAGATTTTAGAGAAATGGGACTAAGGCTGGCAGAAGAGGTGATTTCTTTCctcaaaaagaaaatggataaaGTCTCTAGAAGTGGAAATTTAAGAGATATCAAGCTTAGCTTTGTTGGGCATTCCATTGGAAACGTTATTATAAGAAGTGCATTAACAG AGAGTAAGATGGAGCCATATCTGAGATTCTTGTATACATATGTTTCTATATCCGGTCCGCACTTGGGGTATCTATATAGCTCAAACTCTTTATTCAACTCTGGGTTATGGCTCTTAAAAAAGCTCAGGGGTACACAATGCATTCATCAACTTACTTTCTCAGATGATCCAGATCTTCAGAATACTTTCTTCTATAATCTGTGTAAG CACAGGACACTGGAGttcttcaaaaatatattactgtTATCTTCACCCCAG GATGGGTATGTTCCGTATCATTCTGCTAGAATCGAAATGGCCCAAGCGTCTCTTTGGGATAATTCAAAAAAGCGTGCCATCTTCTTGGAGATGTTAAATGATTGCTTGGAGCAGATGTATGCCCCTTCATCTGAGCATCGAGTCTTCATGCGCTTTGACATTAACTTTGATACCTCTTCTCAAGGCAGGAATTTGAATACTCTCATTGGACGGGCTGCCCATATTGAGTTTTTGGAATCTGATATTTTTGCAAAGTTCATAATGTGGTCTTTCCCAGAACTTTTTCGATAA